The following proteins are co-located in the Diaphorobacter sp. HDW4B genome:
- a CDS encoding tripartite tricarboxylate transporter substrate binding protein, whose protein sequence is MKLNKKWLVALALGASAGMALAQAWPSAKPIRLIVGYPPGGGIDFTARTVQMPLQEAIGQQIVLDYKPGAGGTIAATELTRAAPDGYTLLLANTGPFAIAPYLQKKMPYDPLKQFSYIGQISQGSYVAVTRPDHPARDMKEWVSWAKAHAGQANFASGGAGTSTHLNGELMNQVTGLNVTHVPYKGSAPAIQELIGGQTQLLIDAGSVLIPQIKGGKLKALAVTGPQRDPQLPDVPTLRELGLKNMESVGFQGLVAPAGLSPEITKKISDALAKVLAQPDLQARFAASGSQVHPLGPTEFADFVKRDNAKWSALIRERKLELD, encoded by the coding sequence GTGCCAAGCCGATCCGACTGATCGTCGGCTATCCACCGGGTGGCGGCATCGACTTCACCGCGCGCACGGTGCAGATGCCACTGCAGGAAGCCATTGGCCAGCAGATCGTGCTCGACTACAAACCCGGCGCGGGCGGCACGATTGCCGCGACCGAGCTGACCCGCGCAGCGCCGGACGGCTACACGCTGCTGCTCGCCAACACCGGCCCGTTCGCGATTGCGCCGTATCTGCAGAAGAAGATGCCGTACGACCCGCTCAAGCAGTTCAGCTACATCGGGCAGATCAGCCAGGGCAGCTATGTGGCGGTGACGCGCCCCGATCATCCCGCGCGCGACATGAAGGAGTGGGTGAGCTGGGCCAAGGCGCATGCAGGGCAGGCCAATTTCGCTTCGGGTGGGGCGGGCACGTCCACGCATCTGAATGGCGAACTCATGAATCAGGTCACCGGCCTGAACGTGACGCATGTGCCCTACAAGGGCAGCGCTCCGGCGATTCAGGAGCTGATCGGCGGGCAGACGCAGTTGCTGATCGATGCGGGCTCGGTGCTGATTCCGCAGATCAAGGGTGGCAAGCTCAAGGCGCTGGCCGTCACCGGGCCGCAGCGCGATCCGCAATTGCCGGATGTGCCGACTTTGCGCGAACTGGGGCTCAAGAACATGGAGTCGGTGGGCTTCCAAGGGCTGGTCGCGCCTGCGGGGCTGTCGCCTGAAATCACCAAGAAGATCTCGGACGCGCTCGCCAAGGTGCTGGCGCAGCCCGATCTGCAGGCCAGGTTCGCGGCTTCGGGCTCGCAGGTGCATCCACTGGGGCCTACCGAGTTTGCGGATTTCGTGAAGCGCGACAACGCCAAGTGGTCCGCACTGATTCGCGAGCGCAAGCTGGAACTGGATTGA
- a CDS encoding EAL and HDOD domain-containing protein, which produces MLLALTALSHAGVDELLGDTLIFVNCTHESLVEGHLSLLNPDKVILEVPPLGHTAAEEVKTRLPTLQTLHDRGFRLAFSHTVLESTYSPWLPLADFIKLDLSVLPADQVTVLTKYAARQTKAQLIAEKIETATQLELLSNLGVKLFQGYWLSRPQLVEAKLLFPTANAVTHLLQLLRNQASSQDIEALVKRDAVLSFNLLRLAVTSGLCPEDGLQSIEHVIRLLGSNRLTCWASLLQNFRVTSDATPPAARNAVRYGRFMELIAQTQQLPQSVSDHAFLVGTISQLQELLDIPLAAIVDLLHMPQSVQDAVLRQEGYLGALLRLTQASELGEMADMLNSASGLRVTQKQLVDARGQAEEWAEMA; this is translated from the coding sequence ATGCTGCTGGCCCTGACCGCGCTGTCGCATGCCGGGGTGGATGAGTTGCTGGGCGACACCCTCATCTTCGTGAACTGCACGCACGAGAGTCTGGTCGAGGGGCATCTCTCGCTGCTCAATCCGGACAAGGTGATCCTCGAAGTCCCGCCGCTCGGCCACACTGCTGCGGAAGAAGTCAAGACGCGCCTGCCCACGCTGCAGACGCTGCATGATCGCGGCTTTCGCCTTGCGTTCAGCCACACGGTGCTGGAGTCGACCTACTCCCCGTGGCTGCCGCTGGCCGATTTCATCAAGCTGGATCTTTCGGTGCTACCAGCCGATCAGGTCACCGTGCTCACCAAATACGCGGCGCGCCAGACCAAGGCCCAGCTCATCGCAGAAAAGATCGAAACCGCCACCCAGCTGGAGCTCTTGAGCAACCTGGGCGTGAAGCTGTTTCAGGGCTATTGGCTGTCGCGCCCGCAATTGGTCGAAGCTAAGCTGCTGTTCCCCACGGCCAACGCCGTGACGCATCTGCTGCAATTGCTGCGCAATCAGGCCAGCTCGCAGGACATCGAAGCGCTGGTCAAGCGCGACGCCGTGCTGAGCTTCAACCTGCTGCGTCTGGCCGTCACCTCCGGCCTGTGCCCGGAGGACGGACTGCAATCCATCGAGCATGTGATTCGTCTGCTGGGCAGCAACCGCCTCACCTGCTGGGCCAGCCTGCTGCAGAACTTCCGCGTGACCAGCGATGCCACGCCGCCCGCCGCGCGCAATGCCGTGCGTTACGGACGCTTCATGGAATTGATCGCACAAACCCAGCAGCTTCCGCAATCGGTGAGCGACCATGCGTTTCTCGTGGGCACCATCTCGCAACTCCAGGAATTGCTGGACATCCCGCTCGCGGCCATCGTGGACCTGCTCCACATGCCGCAAAGCGTGCAGGATGCGGTGCTTCGACAAGAGGGCTATCTGGGTGCGCTGCTGAGGCTCACGCAAGCCTCGGAACTTGGTGAAATGGCCGACATGCTCAACTCCGCTTCCGGCCTGCGCGTGACGCAAAAACAATTGGTCGATGCACGCGGCCAGGCCGAAGAATGGGCCGAGATGGCCTGA